One genomic region from Mangifera indica cultivar Alphonso chromosome 17, CATAS_Mindica_2.1, whole genome shotgun sequence encodes:
- the LOC123201154 gene encoding homeobox protein knotted-1-like LET12 translates to MLVKLFLLHSNLMAFHDPAMAFNTKDNMQPRLDILHLTTTTSTTPPASASTVANPPPPPPPTWLNNAILQQQNHDVDHHHHPGSVSAPNSNGEGNNSREEDWESVKCKVQILGHPLYEQLLSAHVSCLRIATPVDQLSRIDAQLGRSQDVMAKYSAIGNGVGQSVDSKELDQFMTHYVLLLYSFKDQLQQHVRFHAMEAVMACWELEQSLQSLTGVSPDEGTGATMSDDDEDQADSDLNLYDGSLDGTDSLGFGPLVPTETERSLMERVRLELKHELKQGFKEKIVDIREEILRKRRAGKLPGDTTSLLKAWWQSHAKWPYPTEEDKVKLMQETGLQLKQINNWFINQRKRNWHSNPSSSTCLKSKRKS, encoded by the exons ATGCTTGTTAAACTCTTTCTTTTACACTCAAATCTAATGGCTTTTCACGACCCAGCGATGGCTTTTAACACCAAAGACAACATGCAACCAAGACTTGACATTCTTCACTTAACAACAACTACTTCAACAACTCCACCAGCATCAGCTTCAACTGTTGCCAATCCTCCTCCCCCTCCCCCACCAACATGGCTCAACAACGCGATTCTCCAGCAACAAAACCACGATGTtgaccaccaccaccaccccgGTTCAGTTTCAGCCCCCAATAGTAACGGCGAAGGTAACAACTCTAGAGAGGAGGATTGGGAGAGTGTGAAATGTAAAGTTCAGATATTAGGACACCCTTTGTATGAACAACTTTTGTCAGCACATGTTTCTTGCTTGAGAATCGCCACGCCTGTTGACCAGCTGTCAAGGATTGATGCTCAGTTGGGTCGGTCTCAGGATGTCATGGCTAAGTACTCAGCTATCGGAAATGGAGTTGGACAGTCGGTTGACAGTAAGGAGCTCGATCAGTTCATG ACACATTATGTTCTGTTGCTCTATTCCTTCAAAGACCAATTGCAACAACATGTTCGCTTTCATGCAATGGAAGCAGTAATGGCTTGTTGGGAGCTTGAGCAATCTTTGCAAAGCTTAACAG GTGTATCCCCAGATGAGGGCACAGGTGCAACCATGTCGGATGATGATGAAGACCAGGCAGATAGTGACTTAAACTTGTATGATGGAAGTCTGGATGGGACTGATAGTCTGGGATTTGGTCCTCTTGTTCCAACTGAAACTGAGAGATCGTTAATGGAGCGTGTTCGGCTAGAACTGAAGCATGAGTTGAAACAG GGTTTTAAGGAGAAGATTGTAGACATTAGAGAAGAAATTCTGCGGAAGAGAAGAGCTGGGAAATTGCCGGGTGACACAACCTCACTCTTGAAAGCTTGGTGGCAGTCACATGCTAAGTGGCCATACCCAACA GAGGAAGATAAGGTGAAATTGATGCAAGAAACAGGATTACAATTAAAGCAGATAAATAACTGGTTTATAAACCAAAGAAAAAGGAATTGGCATAGTAATCCTTCATCTTCTACTTGTTTGAAGAGCAAACGCAAGAGTTAG